In one window of Streptomyces sp. FXJ1.172 DNA:
- a CDS encoding peptidase C39 family protein, which translates to MSRAQQPSRRTVLTAAAAVAAALAGAAAPAAAAQRPTAEADDDPAQARPVDYRAWTTYREWRLGSARGVRAVAGSRPGVVIDTPAGRTDYTDPHTGTTATWEYAVWTAPVHLLTVPATEVVASWNAHTPAGTWLQVELQGTYSDGTTTPWYVMGRWAAGDQDIRRTSVDGQGDGKSGISTDTFAIGDASTGLRLTSYQLRLTLYRRPGTGLTPTVWRLGAMGSDVPDRFTVPPSTPGLARELAVPRYSQEIHKGQYPQYDNGGEAWCSPTSSQMVVEYWGGRLTPEQLSWVDPSYADPQVDNAARFTYDYQYEGCGNWPFNAAYAATFGGIQGVVTRLVSLADLETLIAAGIPAITSQSFLASELTGAGYGTSGHLMTVIGFTADGDVIANDPASPDDAAVRRVYLRREFENIWLRTKRYNASGKVASGTGGVCYLYFPARPAPHQRRALEAVGVR; encoded by the coding sequence ATGAGCAGAGCCCAGCAGCCCTCCCGCAGAACCGTCCTCACCGCCGCCGCGGCGGTCGCCGCGGCCCTGGCCGGCGCCGCAGCCCCCGCTGCCGCCGCGCAGCGGCCCACCGCCGAAGCCGACGACGACCCCGCCCAGGCCCGCCCGGTCGACTACCGGGCCTGGACCACGTACCGCGAGTGGCGCCTGGGCAGCGCCCGGGGCGTGCGGGCCGTGGCCGGTTCCCGCCCCGGCGTCGTGATCGACACCCCCGCCGGCCGCACCGACTACACCGACCCGCACACCGGCACGACCGCCACCTGGGAGTACGCCGTGTGGACCGCCCCGGTCCACCTGCTCACCGTCCCCGCCACCGAGGTCGTCGCCTCCTGGAACGCGCACACCCCGGCCGGCACCTGGCTCCAGGTCGAGCTGCAGGGCACGTACTCCGACGGCACCACCACTCCCTGGTACGTGATGGGCCGCTGGGCGGCCGGCGACCAGGACATCAGGCGGACCTCGGTGGACGGCCAGGGCGACGGCAAGAGCGGGATCTCGACCGACACCTTCGCCATCGGGGACGCGAGCACCGGCCTGCGCCTGACGTCGTACCAGCTGCGCCTGACCCTCTACCGCAGGCCCGGCACCGGGCTGACCCCGACCGTCTGGCGGCTCGGCGCCATGGGCTCCGACGTCCCCGACCGCTTCACGGTGCCCCCCTCCACCCCCGGCCTCGCCCGGGAACTGGCCGTCCCGCGCTACTCGCAGGAGATCCACAAGGGCCAGTACCCGCAGTACGACAACGGCGGCGAGGCCTGGTGCAGCCCCACCTCCTCGCAAATGGTCGTCGAGTACTGGGGCGGCCGGCTCACCCCCGAGCAGCTGTCCTGGGTCGATCCTTCCTACGCCGACCCCCAGGTCGACAACGCCGCCCGCTTCACCTACGACTACCAGTACGAGGGCTGCGGCAACTGGCCGTTCAACGCCGCCTACGCGGCCACGTTCGGCGGCATCCAGGGCGTGGTCACCCGGCTCGTCTCGCTCGCCGACCTGGAGACACTGATCGCGGCCGGCATCCCGGCCATAACGTCCCAGTCCTTCCTGGCGAGCGAGCTGACCGGCGCGGGCTACGGCACCTCCGGGCATCTGATGACCGTGATCGGTTTCACCGCGGACGGCGACGTGATCGCCAATGACCCGGCCTCGCCGGACGACGCCGCGGTGCGCCGGGTCTACCTGCGCCGGGAGTTCGAGAACATCTGGCTGAGGACCAAGCGGTACAACGCCTCCGGCAAGGTCGCCTCCGGCACCGGGGGAGTCTGCTACCTCTACTTCCCGGCCCGGCCGGCCCCGCACCAGCGCAGGGCGCTCGAGGCGGTGGGCGTGCGCTGA
- a CDS encoding SCO1431 family membrane protein → MTAHQATATRVRARTGGPREDGPKIAEHVMGWVLVAVVAMLVTQLGLL, encoded by the coding sequence ATGACCGCACACCAGGCCACCGCCACCCGCGTCCGCGCCCGCACCGGAGGGCCTCGGGAGGACGGCCCGAAGATCGCCGAGCACGTCATGGGCTGGGTCCTCGTCGCGGTGGTCGCCATGCTCGTGACCCAGCTCGGACTGCTGTGA